In Simplicispira sp. 125, one DNA window encodes the following:
- a CDS encoding cation:proton antiporter yields MNEILSFWAQWLRPSAGLPTVQWSLLLAVAAMTGYLLQRHTGLPKVVGYSLVGAVAGLAGFSGAVWPLQGIGLFLLELGISIVLFECGGRIPLRWFRHNPMVLVQSVAESALTYFAVYWVLLWLDVPARVAGPLALVALAASPAVLTRVVADTGAAGPVTERAIVLATLSTLYALTLGSARAELINRSSITFMDTVYPVVVVLGVSIIVAAVLALVLRMALRFMSPTSENTSMLLLALIAAAAAVAAHMGGSAPLAALLSGMLLKQLNPRPWAWPRQLGNASSLLTMLMFVLVSTVAAQADWSGPVVGAVLALIVVRLLAKALGVAVGNVGSGSSWLQALWVGCAMTPMSAIALLIASQFVLASPSTGHLIARVALPAILLMEVLGAVIATVAIYRAGESSKPWAPLARGNRGDNRES; encoded by the coding sequence ATGAACGAGATTTTGAGCTTCTGGGCGCAATGGCTGCGCCCTTCGGCAGGGTTACCCACGGTGCAATGGTCGCTGCTGCTCGCCGTGGCGGCCATGACCGGCTATCTGCTGCAGCGCCACACCGGCCTGCCCAAGGTGGTGGGCTACTCGCTGGTGGGCGCGGTGGCCGGGCTGGCCGGTTTCAGCGGTGCGGTCTGGCCACTGCAGGGCATTGGCCTGTTCTTGCTGGAGCTGGGCATCTCCATCGTGCTGTTTGAATGCGGTGGACGGATTCCGCTGCGCTGGTTCCGCCACAACCCCATGGTGTTGGTGCAAAGCGTGGCCGAATCTGCGCTGACCTATTTCGCGGTGTACTGGGTGCTGCTGTGGCTCGATGTGCCCGCCCGGGTCGCAGGCCCGCTGGCTCTGGTGGCCCTGGCGGCTTCGCCTGCCGTGCTGACCCGCGTGGTGGCCGACACCGGGGCCGCAGGCCCGGTGACAGAGCGCGCCATCGTTCTGGCCACACTCTCGACGCTGTATGCGCTGACACTGGGCAGCGCCCGGGCTGAACTCATCAACCGCTCCAGCATCACCTTCATGGACACGGTTTACCCTGTCGTCGTGGTGCTGGGCGTCTCCATCATCGTGGCCGCCGTGCTGGCGCTGGTGCTGCGCATGGCACTGCGTTTTATGAGCCCGACGAGCGAGAACACCTCCATGTTGCTGCTGGCCCTGATCGCCGCTGCGGCTGCCGTGGCCGCCCACATGGGCGGGTCCGCGCCCTTGGCCGCGCTACTGAGTGGCATGTTGCTCAAGCAGCTCAACCCACGCCCCTGGGCCTGGCCACGCCAGTTGGGCAATGCCTCGTCGCTGCTGACCATGCTGATGTTCGTGCTGGTGTCCACCGTGGCCGCACAGGCCGACTGGAGCGGCCCTGTGGTCGGTGCTGTACTGGCCCTGATCGTGGTGCGCCTGCTGGCCAAGGCGCTGGGTGTGGCCGTGGGCAATGTGGGCAGCGGTTCGAGTTGGCTGCAGGCACTGTGGGTAGGCTGTGCGATGACACCCATGTCAGCCATCGCGCTGCTGATTGCTTCGCAGTTTGTGCTGGCTTCACCTTCCACAGGCCACCTGATTGCGCGCGTGGCCCTGCCCGCCATTTTGCTGATGGAGGTGCTGGGCGCGGTGATTGCCACAGTGGCCATCTACCGTGCGGGAGAAAGTTCCAAGCCCTGGGCGCCTTTGGCCCGTGGCAACCGGGGAGACAACCGTGAGTCTTGA
- a CDS encoding YbdK family carboxylate-amine ligase, with product MSLEAFNHSEPLTLGVELELQLVNTHDYDLAPYAEDMLRLMHKTPLPGSVVPEMTNSMIEISTGICHSSSEVLGQLSQIRDALVKSADKLNIAVVGGGTHPFQQWHERRIYDKPRFQELSQLYGYLSKQFTIFGQHVHIGCPNADAALLMLHRMSRYIPHFIALSASSPYVQGQDTAFDSARLNSVFAFPLSGRAPCVLTWTEFEQYFDKMTRTGVVKSMKDFYWDIRPKPEFGTIEIRVFDTPLTIERAAALSGFVQSLGAWFLADQPFLPQEDDYLVYTYNRFQACRFGMDAVYVDPATGDHMPLREHILKTMDQIAGHAAAHGATGALHLLRNETQAGQNDARWLRERQREEQLLAEVSRQAALRFRGTN from the coding sequence GTGAGTCTTGAAGCCTTCAACCATTCCGAACCGCTGACGTTGGGTGTCGAGCTGGAACTGCAACTCGTCAATACGCACGACTACGACCTGGCACCCTATGCCGAGGACATGCTGCGGCTCATGCACAAGACGCCGCTGCCCGGCAGCGTGGTGCCCGAGATGACGAACAGCATGATCGAGATCTCCACCGGCATCTGCCACTCTTCGAGCGAGGTGCTGGGGCAGCTGAGCCAGATCCGCGATGCGCTGGTGAAAAGCGCCGACAAGCTCAACATCGCCGTGGTCGGCGGCGGCACACACCCGTTCCAGCAGTGGCACGAGCGGCGCATCTACGACAAGCCGCGCTTTCAGGAGCTCTCACAGCTCTATGGCTACCTGTCCAAGCAGTTCACCATCTTCGGTCAGCATGTGCACATTGGCTGCCCCAACGCCGACGCCGCCCTGCTCATGCTGCACCGCATGTCGCGCTACATCCCGCACTTCATCGCGCTGTCGGCGTCCAGTCCGTACGTGCAGGGCCAGGACACAGCCTTCGATTCGGCCCGGCTCAATTCGGTGTTTGCCTTCCCGCTCTCGGGCCGCGCGCCCTGCGTGCTCACCTGGACCGAGTTCGAGCAGTATTTCGACAAGATGACACGCACCGGCGTGGTCAAGAGCATGAAGGATTTTTACTGGGACATCCGCCCCAAGCCCGAATTCGGCACCATCGAAATCCGCGTATTCGACACCCCGCTGACCATCGAACGCGCCGCCGCGCTGTCGGGCTTCGTGCAGTCGCTGGGCGCCTGGTTCCTGGCCGACCAGCCGTTCCTGCCGCAGGAGGACGACTACCTTGTCTACACCTACAACCGCTTCCAGGCCTGCCGCTTCGGCATGGATGCGGTGTATGTCGACCCGGCCACGGGCGACCACATGCCGCTGCGTGAGCACATCCTCAAGACCATGGACCAGATCGCAGGACACGCCGCCGCCCATGGCGCAACCGGGGCGCTGCACCTGCTGCGCAATGAAACCCAGGCGGGCCAGAACGACGCGCGCTGGCTGCGCGAGCGCCAGCGCGAAGAGCAACTGTTGGCCGAGGTCAGCCGCCAGGCAGCGCTGCGTTTTCGCGGGACAAATTGA
- the thiL gene encoding thiamine-phosphate kinase yields the protein MGEFDLIARYFTRPVRPDGAVALGVGDDCALLAPAPGMQLAVSSDMLVEGRHFFAGTNPERLGHKALAVNLSDLAACGARPLAFTLALALPQVDAAWLEGFSRGLLQLADAHGCELVGGDTTQGPLTICITIFGEVPADQALLRSGARPGDDIYVSGTLGDARLALEALQDAAALPAETLTAARLRLEAPTPRVALGLALRGVASAAMDVSDGLLGDLGHILRASGVGACVDTSITINLIACSALSESVSSHFDLEFLHQCTLAGGDDYELLFTAPPAARAAVAAAGQACSTPVTRIGRIEAEPGVRLIDGQGQPVLHRYASFDHFA from the coding sequence ATGGGTGAATTTGACCTGATCGCACGCTACTTCACGCGCCCGGTGCGCCCCGATGGTGCTGTGGCCCTGGGCGTGGGCGACGACTGCGCGCTGCTGGCGCCCGCGCCGGGCATGCAGCTGGCGGTGTCGAGCGACATGCTGGTTGAGGGCCGGCATTTTTTTGCCGGTACCAACCCCGAGCGCCTGGGCCACAAGGCACTGGCCGTCAATTTGTCCGATCTGGCGGCCTGCGGTGCGCGGCCGCTGGCGTTCACGCTGGCACTGGCCTTGCCGCAGGTGGACGCAGCCTGGCTGGAGGGCTTCTCGCGCGGCCTGCTGCAGCTGGCCGATGCGCACGGCTGTGAGTTGGTGGGCGGCGACACCACGCAGGGGCCGCTCACTATCTGCATCACCATTTTTGGCGAAGTGCCGGCCGACCAGGCGCTGCTGCGCAGCGGTGCGCGGCCCGGCGACGACATTTATGTGAGCGGCACGCTGGGCGATGCGCGCCTGGCGCTGGAGGCTTTGCAAGACGCAGCCGCCCTGCCCGCCGAAACCCTCACCGCCGCACGCCTGCGCCTGGAAGCACCAACGCCGCGCGTGGCCCTGGGCCTGGCGCTGCGCGGCGTGGCCAGCGCGGCGATGGACGTGAGCGACGGCCTGCTGGGCGACCTGGGCCACATCCTGCGCGCCTCGGGTGTCGGGGCCTGTGTAGATACCTCAATAACTATTAATTTGATAGCTTGTAGCGCTTTATCAGAAAGCGTTTCAAGCCATTTTGACCTTGAATTTCTGCACCAGTGCACCCTGGCTGGTGGCGACGACTACGAATTGCTGTTCACCGCGCCCCCTGCCGCCCGTGCCGCCGTGGCCGCGGCGGGCCAAGCCTGCAGCACACCGGTCACACGCATCGGCCGTATCGAGGCCGAACCCGGTGTGCGTCTGATCGATGGCCAGGGGCAGCCGGTGCTCCACCGCTACGCCTCGTTCGACCACTTTGCCTGA
- a CDS encoding transporter substrate-binding domain-containing protein gives MKRAILLFWIFWAGAAACQAPPIRAVTETTPYTSIEGGKVVGSATEVVELTLQRAGLKDYTVHLYPWARAYDMALKEPNVLIFLIARTPARESQFRWVGEIMKIQYHLYRLKSNVLNVSSLESAKTFTIGVMRDDVRQQYLRAKGFKQLVVSAQPLDNFRKLLSGQVDLVPLTTGDARLMCQQAAFDCAGLERVLTLEEISAGLYMAYSLQTPLEVAQRTQQAFDRLKAEGLVQRAMARTP, from the coding sequence ATGAAACGTGCCATTCTGTTGTTCTGGATTTTCTGGGCGGGTGCGGCAGCATGCCAAGCGCCGCCCATCCGGGCGGTGACCGAAACGACGCCCTACACCTCCATAGAGGGCGGCAAGGTGGTGGGGAGCGCCACCGAAGTGGTCGAGTTAACCTTGCAGCGCGCCGGTCTCAAAGACTACACAGTGCACCTGTACCCCTGGGCGCGGGCCTATGACATGGCGCTCAAGGAGCCCAATGTGCTCATCTTCCTGATAGCACGCACTCCGGCCCGTGAATCGCAGTTCCGCTGGGTGGGCGAGATCATGAAAATCCAGTACCACCTGTACCGGCTCAAATCCAACGTGCTCAATGTCAGTTCCCTGGAATCGGCCAAGACGTTCACGATTGGCGTCATGCGGGACGATGTGCGGCAGCAGTATCTGCGCGCCAAGGGGTTCAAGCAGCTGGTGGTCTCGGCCCAGCCTCTGGACAATTTCCGCAAGCTGCTGAGCGGCCAGGTGGACCTGGTGCCCCTGACCACCGGCGATGCCCGCCTGATGTGTCAGCAGGCCGCATTCGACTGTGCCGGCCTGGAGCGGGTGCTGACACTGGAGGAAATCTCTGCCGGGCTGTACATGGCCTACAGCCTGCAGACCCCGCTGGAGGTCGCGCAGCGCACGCAGCAGGCCTTCGACCGGCTCAAAGCCGAGGGGCTGGTGCAGCGTGCCATGGCGCGCACGCCCTGA
- a CDS encoding GGDEF domain-containing protein, whose protein sequence is MSPPPETGAPPAPVRQRSLGWRLVWATLVFCALFILASVMALTWSAWNEGLSRMDAELAQIEQIYGDTLSKAIWELDREALQAQVQSAKGIPAVGKIVLKVTLANRPPEIFESAHESWSGLGWAPTRSMRLTYSPYPGAREEVGELVLYGDKHVLWQRLRSQLFTIVVAQLLQSLMLAGLIMLVFNRMVTVHVRRIASHLEGVRPGNLGTRLSLQRNSQNQDELTQLVSGVNQLQGSLANHLERQQRYEQELAEHRDRLAHLVDERTAELQAANGQLQSLARTDPMTGLPNRRHFDEARIIEMRRARREQQSLALLICDIDDFKDYNDHYGHAMGDLCLVAVAHALQAQLGRAGDLVARIGGEEFAALLPATSGSAAFKMAERMRAAVAACAIEHLHSQAAQVVTISFGLAVLEPGADRDFEALFEEADQALYRAKAAGRNQVAGPDVSAPSDPVGETA, encoded by the coding sequence GTGAGCCCGCCGCCAGAGACGGGCGCGCCCCCTGCACCGGTGCGCCAGCGCTCCCTGGGATGGCGGCTGGTGTGGGCCACGCTGGTGTTTTGTGCCTTGTTCATCCTGGCATCGGTCATGGCGCTGACCTGGTCGGCATGGAATGAAGGCCTGAGCCGGATGGATGCCGAACTGGCGCAGATCGAACAGATTTACGGTGACACCCTGTCCAAGGCCATCTGGGAACTTGACCGGGAGGCACTGCAAGCACAGGTGCAAAGCGCCAAGGGCATTCCGGCAGTGGGGAAAATCGTGTTGAAGGTCACTCTGGCGAATCGTCCGCCTGAAATTTTCGAGAGCGCGCACGAAAGCTGGTCCGGCCTGGGCTGGGCGCCAACGCGCAGCATGCGACTGACCTATTCTCCCTATCCCGGCGCCCGCGAAGAGGTCGGTGAACTGGTTTTGTACGGCGACAAGCATGTCTTATGGCAGCGTCTGCGTAGCCAGTTGTTCACCATCGTGGTGGCGCAGTTGCTGCAATCCCTGATGCTGGCGGGCCTGATCATGCTGGTGTTCAATCGCATGGTTACGGTGCATGTGCGGCGCATCGCATCGCATTTGGAGGGCGTGCGTCCCGGTAACCTGGGTACCCGCCTGAGCCTGCAGCGCAACAGCCAGAACCAGGACGAATTGACCCAACTGGTCTCGGGTGTCAACCAGTTGCAGGGCAGTCTGGCAAACCACCTGGAGCGCCAACAGCGCTATGAGCAGGAACTGGCCGAGCACCGGGATCGATTGGCCCACTTGGTCGATGAGCGCACCGCCGAGTTGCAGGCGGCCAATGGCCAGTTGCAAAGCCTGGCGCGCACCGACCCGATGACGGGCCTGCCCAACCGGCGGCATTTCGACGAAGCCCGAATCATCGAAATGCGCCGCGCTCGGCGGGAGCAACAAAGCCTGGCCCTGCTCATCTGCGATATCGATGATTTCAAGGACTACAACGACCACTATGGCCACGCCATGGGCGACCTGTGCCTCGTTGCCGTGGCCCATGCTTTACAAGCGCAGCTGGGCAGAGCGGGTGATTTGGTGGCGCGCATTGGCGGCGAAGAGTTTGCTGCGCTGCTGCCCGCGACGAGCGGCTCTGCAGCCTTCAAGATGGCCGAGCGCATGCGCGCCGCCGTAGCGGCGTGCGCCATCGAACACCTGCATTCGCAGGCAGCCCAGGTGGTGACGATCAGTTTCGGGTTGGCTGTACTGGAACCCGGCGCGGACCGTGACTTCGAGGCCTTGTTCGAAGAGGCGGATCAGGCGCTGTACCGCGCCAAGGCTGCGGGGCGCAACCAGGTTGCCGGGCCCGATGTGTCGGCACCTTCCGACCCTGTGGGAGAGACCGCATGA
- a CDS encoding transporter substrate-binding domain-containing protein: protein MGLLCGGWRLAGATGGPVRILTEEFPPYNYTDGGKITGLGTEVVEAVLQELGLQGQFQSMPWARAYETASNIPDVLIYSMVRTPEREKRFKWVGVIAPSEYYLFSLADKALSLSSLEKARGLQIGTVNQSVGEQFLLSKGFVKGKNLQASAKNELNYEKLRLGRIDLWIMNQLTAYHLVRQAGQNPEKALHKALAIPELSSQSYYMAFGAQTSDATVERFRKALESLQRNGSFDRLQRKWQ from the coding sequence ATGGGTTTGCTGTGCGGCGGCTGGCGCTTGGCGGGTGCGACGGGCGGGCCGGTGCGCATCCTCACGGAAGAGTTTCCGCCCTATAACTACACCGACGGCGGCAAGATCACCGGCCTGGGTACTGAGGTGGTCGAGGCCGTGCTTCAGGAATTGGGCTTGCAGGGGCAGTTCCAGTCGATGCCCTGGGCGCGCGCCTATGAAACGGCCAGCAACATCCCCGACGTGCTGATCTATTCCATGGTGCGCACGCCAGAGCGTGAAAAGCGCTTCAAATGGGTGGGCGTGATTGCACCGTCCGAGTACTACCTGTTTTCTTTGGCGGACAAGGCGCTCTCCCTTTCGTCGTTGGAGAAAGCAAGGGGCTTGCAGATCGGCACAGTGAACCAGAGTGTGGGCGAACAGTTCTTGCTGTCCAAGGGATTTGTCAAAGGCAAGAACCTGCAAGCCAGCGCCAAGAACGAACTCAACTACGAAAAACTGCGGCTGGGCCGTATTGATTTGTGGATCATGAACCAGCTCACCGCTTATCACCTGGTGCGCCAGGCGGGCCAGAACCCGGAAAAAGCACTGCACAAGGCCTTGGCCATTCCGGAGCTGAGCTCGCAGAGCTACTACATGGCGTTCGGTGCCCAGACGTCCGATGCCACTGTGGAGCGCTTTCGCAAGGCGCTGGAGTCCCTCCAGCGCAATGGCAGCTTTGACAGGCTGCAGCGCAAGTGGCAGTGA
- a CDS encoding LysR family transcriptional regulator, translating into MSANFNYRHLYYFWMVAKAGSMSQAAVRLDMAVQTVSTQVRELERDLGCQLLRPAGRGLALTEAGVVALRQAEQIFQLGEALPELVRAAAQSPSVRLVVGIADGLPKLEVQRLLRPVLQVDGLRLVCLEGEMPDLLAELAVHKLDVVLSDHPAPFNPRLKVHNHPLGSSAMGWYAAAQWWAQAVEGFPESLQSLPVLLPTMHSIVRNPIDQWLAQKGLRPRVVGEFEDNALLEAFGGTGLGVFPGAVAAQDELLQRCKVRLVGACDGVEEHYYAISTERKVAHPLVLQLLKHSHRPGSLK; encoded by the coding sequence ATGAGCGCAAACTTCAATTACCGCCATCTCTACTATTTCTGGATGGTGGCCAAGGCGGGCAGCATGTCGCAGGCCGCTGTGCGGCTGGATATGGCGGTCCAGACCGTGAGCACCCAGGTGCGTGAACTCGAGCGCGACCTGGGTTGCCAACTGCTGCGCCCGGCGGGCCGCGGGCTGGCGCTGACCGAGGCGGGGGTGGTGGCCTTGCGGCAGGCCGAACAGATCTTCCAGTTGGGCGAGGCCCTGCCTGAACTGGTGCGCGCCGCCGCCCAGAGCCCCTCGGTACGGCTGGTGGTGGGCATTGCCGATGGCCTGCCCAAATTGGAGGTGCAGCGCCTGTTGCGGCCCGTGCTCCAGGTGGATGGGCTGCGACTGGTGTGCCTGGAGGGTGAAATGCCCGATCTGCTGGCCGAACTGGCTGTGCACAAGCTGGATGTGGTGTTGTCCGACCACCCGGCGCCCTTCAATCCGCGGCTCAAGGTGCACAACCACCCGCTGGGCAGCTCGGCCATGGGCTGGTATGCGGCGGCGCAGTGGTGGGCACAGGCGGTCGAGGGGTTTCCAGAGTCGCTGCAGTCGCTGCCCGTGCTGTTGCCCACGATGCACTCCATCGTGCGCAATCCTATTGATCAGTGGCTGGCCCAGAAGGGCCTGCGCCCGCGGGTGGTGGGTGAGTTCGAGGACAACGCGCTGCTGGAGGCGTTTGGTGGCACCGGTCTGGGCGTGTTTCCTGGTGCGGTGGCGGCCCAGGATGAATTGTTGCAGCGCTGCAAAGTGCGGCTGGTCGGCGCCTGTGACGGGGTGGAAGAGCACTATTACGCCATCAGCACCGAACGCAAGGTGGCGCACCCACTGGTGCTGCAACTGCTCAAGCACTCCCATAGACCTGGCTCTTTGAAATGA
- a CDS encoding Bax inhibitor-1/YccA family protein yields MNHPATYQGSTTRSSLGSTLSTHRVLRNTYALLSMTLLFSAAVAGTAVALRLPAPGLILTLAGYFGLLFLVHKVQNSGWALGAVFALTGFMGYTLGPVLSAHLALPGGGHTIALALGATGATFLALSGWVLATRRDFSFMGGFLFAGMVIAILAGLAAMFFQIPALGLAVSAMVALLSAGLILFETSRIVNGGESNYVLATVGLFVSLFNLFTSLLSLFGFGSND; encoded by the coding sequence ATGAACCATCCTGCCACCTACCAGGGAAGCACCACCCGTAGCTCTCTGGGCAGCACCCTGTCGACACACCGGGTGCTGCGCAATACCTATGCCCTGTTGTCCATGACGCTGCTGTTCAGCGCCGCCGTCGCAGGCACAGCCGTCGCCCTGCGTTTGCCCGCACCGGGCTTGATTCTTACTTTGGCGGGCTATTTCGGCTTGCTGTTCCTGGTGCACAAGGTACAAAACAGCGGTTGGGCCTTGGGGGCCGTCTTTGCGCTTACCGGCTTCATGGGCTATACCCTGGGGCCGGTGCTCTCGGCACACTTGGCCTTGCCGGGCGGCGGACACACCATCGCCCTGGCGCTGGGCGCTACAGGCGCCACTTTCCTGGCCCTGTCAGGCTGGGTGCTGGCCACCCGGCGCGACTTCAGCTTCATGGGTGGCTTTTTGTTCGCCGGCATGGTGATCGCCATCCTGGCCGGGCTGGCGGCCATGTTCTTCCAGATCCCGGCGCTGGGCCTGGCGGTATCGGCCATGGTGGCCTTGCTGTCGGCCGGGCTGATCCTGTTCGAGACCAGCCGCATCGTCAACGGCGGAGAATCCAATTACGTATTGGCTACCGTGGGTCTCTTCGTCTCGCTTTTCAACCTGTTCACCAGCCTGCTGAGCCTGTTCGGCTTCGGCAGCAACGACTAA
- a CDS encoding ABC transporter substrate-binding protein, with product MTHTYRTTTAVIALTVAALAAPTLAHAKRMGGSKARSIPPASIGKAPSTPAAPVAPKAPAAPAAAAAPAAAAAPAARGPGMMGTMGAAAVGAVAGTMAGNALASGSSAEKDAKAAKAAEAQAAEKEAQELQRKADEAKAKATAARAAAQ from the coding sequence ATGACCCACACCTACCGCACCACTACCGCTGTCATCGCACTGACCGTCGCCGCCCTGGCCGCCCCCACGCTGGCGCACGCCAAACGCATGGGTGGGAGTAAAGCACGCTCCATTCCTCCGGCCAGCATCGGCAAGGCACCGTCCACCCCTGCGGCCCCGGTGGCGCCCAAGGCCCCTGCAGCCCCGGCCGCTGCGGCAGCACCGGCAGCGGCAGCGGCTCCTGCCGCACGCGGCCCGGGAATGATGGGCACCATGGGCGCAGCCGCTGTGGGCGCGGTGGCCGGCACCATGGCCGGCAATGCGCTGGCCAGTGGCAGCTCCGCCGAGAAGGATGCCAAGGCCGCCAAAGCCGCCGAAGCCCAGGCCGCCGAGAAAGAAGCCCAGGAGCTGCAACGCAAAGCCGATGAAGCCAAGGCCAAGGCCACTGCCGCGCGGGCCGCAGCCCAATAA
- a CDS encoding DUF4139 domain-containing protein, with amino-acid sequence MNLPSFSPQPLVSALACTALLCSAGAVAAQESASRIARVTVYPGSATVERVAKVAAGARSLTMACLPATLDPQSLQISAEAGVRVGEFNVLTEDRDVASACASPLDGRIRELEDQIAAVKAESGALQLVDSYLKGVAAGSAGEAAAGGRALPATPAQISATADVLRKSGQDALARAHQLKRRQEALELALKPLAAERDRVASQRTRVVSVTVNLATERDAELRLTYQVRGPGWQPSYRATLDAPKASVKLDRLALVAQNTGEDWSNVQLTLSTGQPNRATQGRLPHPWTLDVAPPPQRAAQAMAMAPATPAPIMRERGNAVPDTMPSFDVSTLDKGFATEFAVPQRITVPSNGQRVTLALGTQLTSAQLLTRTAPGVEEAAYLVAEMAPPPGVWPPGAVGLYRDGAFVGTGRLDFSASAARTPGAPPTISLSFGRDELVLVRTEVPQDMTSTTGLTGSRTERQTRRSYQIENRHKSSIDLQVLHATPVSRNEKIEVESRYQPQPTSLAWNQQPGTIAWLQPLAAGATAQFSAEHTIRYPKDIELLERP; translated from the coding sequence GTGAACCTCCCATCGTTTTCCCCGCAGCCGCTGGTATCCGCACTGGCCTGCACCGCGCTGCTGTGCAGCGCAGGCGCCGTCGCAGCCCAAGAGAGCGCCTCGCGCATCGCCCGTGTCACGGTCTACCCTGGCAGCGCCACCGTAGAGCGTGTCGCCAAGGTGGCTGCGGGTGCACGCAGCCTGACCATGGCCTGCCTGCCCGCCACACTGGACCCGCAAAGCCTGCAGATCAGCGCCGAAGCGGGCGTGCGCGTGGGTGAGTTCAATGTGCTGACCGAAGACCGCGACGTCGCCTCGGCCTGCGCCAGCCCACTCGACGGTCGCATCCGCGAGCTTGAAGACCAGATCGCTGCCGTCAAGGCTGAATCGGGCGCGCTGCAACTGGTGGACAGCTACCTCAAAGGGGTTGCCGCTGGCAGCGCGGGCGAGGCCGCCGCGGGGGGCCGCGCCCTGCCCGCCACCCCGGCGCAGATCAGTGCCACCGCCGATGTTCTGCGCAAATCCGGCCAGGATGCGCTGGCCCGCGCCCACCAGCTCAAGCGCCGCCAGGAGGCGCTGGAACTGGCGCTCAAGCCCCTGGCGGCCGAGCGCGACCGCGTGGCCAGCCAGCGCACGCGTGTGGTATCGGTCACCGTCAACCTGGCCACCGAGCGCGACGCCGAACTGCGCCTGACCTACCAGGTGCGCGGCCCCGGCTGGCAACCCAGCTACCGCGCCACGCTCGATGCCCCCAAGGCCAGCGTGAAGCTGGATCGCCTGGCGCTGGTGGCGCAAAACACCGGCGAGGACTGGAGCAATGTGCAGCTCACGCTCTCCACCGGCCAACCTAACCGCGCCACGCAGGGCCGCCTGCCCCACCCCTGGACCCTGGACGTGGCACCGCCGCCCCAGAGGGCAGCCCAGGCGATGGCCATGGCACCCGCCACACCGGCACCGATAATGCGCGAGCGCGGCAACGCAGTGCCCGACACCATGCCCAGCTTTGACGTCAGCACCCTCGACAAGGGTTTTGCCACCGAATTTGCGGTGCCGCAGCGCATCACCGTGCCCTCGAACGGACAGCGCGTCACGCTGGCGCTGGGCACGCAGCTGACCAGTGCCCAACTGCTCACCCGCACCGCACCGGGCGTGGAAGAAGCCGCCTACCTGGTGGCCGAGATGGCGCCACCGCCAGGCGTCTGGCCGCCTGGCGCCGTGGGCCTGTACCGCGACGGCGCCTTTGTGGGCACCGGGCGCCTGGATTTCAGCGCCAGCGCCGCCCGCACGCCGGGCGCGCCGCCCACCATCAGCCTTTCGTTTGGCCGCGATGAACTGGTACTGGTGCGCACCGAGGTGCCCCAGGACATGACCAGCACCACCGGCCTGACCGGCTCGCGCACCGAGCGCCAGACACGCCGCAGCTACCAGATAGAAAACCGCCACAAGAGCAGCATCGACCTGCAGGTGCTGCACGCCACACCGGTCTCGCGCAACGAAAAAATCGAGGTGGAATCGCGCTACCAGCCGCAGCCCACCAGCCTGGCCTGGAACCAGCAGCCAGGCACCATCGCCTGGCTGCAGCCCCTGGCGGCCGGGGCCACGGCGCAGTTCAGCGCCGAGCACACCATCCGCTACCCCAAGGACATTGAACTGCTGGAACGCCCATGA
- a CDS encoding phosphatidylglycerophosphatase A — protein MSSALPLRPTVRFLLAHPAHFIALGFGSGLSPKAPGTVGTLWAWLAFLVLQPWFATPLQMGLLIAASTLGGWWACTVTARHMGVSDPGSIVWDEVVAFWLVLWLAMPMGLWGQLVAFALFRFFDAAKPGPVGWADSLFKGFGWRGGWGILWDDFVAAFCTLLVIALWRFW, from the coding sequence ATGAGCAGCGCCCTCCCCCTGCGCCCCACGGTGCGCTTTTTGCTGGCCCACCCCGCGCACTTCATTGCGCTGGGCTTTGGCTCGGGCCTGTCGCCCAAGGCGCCCGGGACGGTGGGCACCCTATGGGCCTGGCTGGCATTCCTGGTGCTGCAGCCGTGGTTTGCCACGCCACTGCAAATGGGCCTTTTGATCGCCGCCAGCACGCTGGGCGGCTGGTGGGCCTGCACTGTCACCGCGCGCCACATGGGCGTGTCCGATCCCGGCAGCATCGTCTGGGACGAGGTGGTGGCTTTCTGGCTGGTGCTGTGGCTGGCCATGCCCATGGGCTTGTGGGGCCAGCTGGTGGCATTTGCACTGTTCCGTTTCTTTGATGCCGCCAAGCCAGGGCCCGTGGGCTGGGCCGACAGTCTGTTCAAAGGCTTTGGCTGGCGCGGCGGCTGGGGCATTTTGTGGGATGACTTTGTCGCGGCTTTCTGCACCCTGCTGGTGATTGCACTGTGGAGGTTCTGGTGA